A single window of Chitinophaga sp. XS-30 DNA harbors:
- a CDS encoding metallophosphoesterase, which translates to MNTILIETDTANLSGQTVTINASPVYYISGQRYEDTIYQTSHNGLARWEIASKEPILVSSELLFESISHNIYLEPGDSIHVENKNGTTKYTGRGSEKLTLIQKISDKLTKLQKPSNPNYYTTKSLQDYLEWNSYLNIESNITTSLLDEAKPNLTVDSYQFLKQILLAKIEHRRIFKFDHLREKAEVFGIKGSSLCNIFDSTLNNEVATWLRSIREQVNFDVYYYQYVRTLYNRQHGFTSDKEVKISPKRKLSYYELAKKVYQGELLDQYYAFLIPKEVLKEEGYTSSNIKLLKDFYSGNGNTSMKYVKYVRKAENDLISTSLIKGNSSPNFELTDAWGMKVSKVNLLGKITIMMFPGSEGKENTAYINKIKEQFKQNDLVKIWSILDFPTTDQDSTEILFAGENYETIKRIFNITSVPAVHIINQNGKTNSTVYPSGEDSSYLYTIKHNVGAELTPILHDGPYILLRKDSIEVISIDTKKATSQKYAFGEKVSFKARTDKYEELFDIHLEYKHQPPPSVFEMPEELVVLSDIEGNFSALRKLLEANRIIDKNMNWTFGKNHLILNGDIVDRGNQVTECLWLIYALEQKAKKSGGHVHFILGNHEILNLNKRNIYANSKYIRNASLIKIPYAELYSERTEIGKWLRTKNIMEKIGNYLFVHGGISPEMNTVDLPIHEINNLARKYYSEDSTAIASSDRNLKTIFNYSTSPFWFRKYYREKEKNMDVIIHNTLHKFDVKKIVTGHTIVADHITQHYDGKVINTDTRHSKGKSEALLIKNYKLYRIDTTGKQYPL; encoded by the coding sequence ATGAACACGATACTAATAGAAACAGACACCGCTAACCTGAGTGGGCAAACTGTTACTATCAACGCCTCTCCTGTATACTATATATCTGGCCAGCGATATGAAGACACTATTTATCAAACAAGTCATAATGGGTTAGCACGATGGGAAATAGCCTCAAAAGAACCGATTTTGGTTTCATCAGAACTGTTATTTGAGAGTATCTCTCATAATATATACCTGGAACCAGGAGACAGCATTCATGTTGAAAACAAAAACGGGACAACCAAGTATACCGGACGTGGATCCGAGAAGCTGACGCTGATACAGAAAATATCAGACAAGCTGACAAAACTCCAAAAACCCTCTAATCCGAATTACTATACCACAAAATCTTTACAAGACTATCTCGAATGGAATAGCTATTTAAACATCGAAAGCAACATTACGACATCTCTTCTGGATGAAGCAAAACCAAACCTCACAGTTGATAGCTATCAGTTTCTTAAACAGATACTATTGGCAAAAATTGAACACAGGCGTATATTTAAATTCGATCACCTACGTGAAAAGGCTGAAGTTTTTGGCATTAAAGGAAGTAGTCTGTGCAATATTTTCGATTCGACCCTTAACAACGAAGTTGCCACATGGCTTCGATCAATCCGGGAACAGGTAAATTTCGATGTATACTACTATCAGTATGTAAGAACTTTGTACAATCGGCAACATGGCTTTACAAGCGACAAAGAAGTCAAGATAAGCCCCAAAAGAAAACTCTCCTATTATGAACTGGCAAAAAAGGTCTATCAAGGTGAGTTACTCGATCAATATTATGCATTCTTAATTCCAAAAGAAGTATTGAAAGAGGAAGGATATACTTCTTCGAATATAAAGCTGTTAAAAGATTTCTATAGTGGGAACGGGAATACAAGCATGAAATACGTTAAATACGTTAGAAAAGCGGAAAATGATCTGATCTCGACCTCATTAATTAAAGGAAATAGTTCCCCTAACTTTGAACTAACCGATGCCTGGGGCATGAAAGTATCAAAAGTCAATCTGCTGGGAAAGATCACGATTATGATGTTTCCCGGTAGTGAGGGCAAAGAAAATACGGCCTACATTAATAAAATAAAAGAGCAATTCAAGCAAAACGATCTAGTAAAAATATGGAGCATCCTTGACTTTCCAACAACAGACCAGGACAGTACAGAAATACTATTTGCTGGAGAAAACTATGAGACGATAAAAAGAATATTTAATATCACATCTGTGCCGGCTGTCCATATTATCAATCAAAATGGCAAAACTAACTCCACTGTTTATCCTTCTGGAGAAGACTCATCGTACCTCTACACTATTAAACACAATGTCGGTGCGGAATTGACCCCCATTCTTCATGACGGTCCATATATTTTGCTACGAAAGGACTCAATCGAAGTAATCTCCATTGACACCAAAAAGGCAACCAGCCAAAAATACGCCTTCGGCGAAAAAGTATCCTTTAAGGCCAGAACTGATAAATATGAGGAGCTGTTCGATATACACCTCGAATACAAACACCAGCCCCCTCCTTCCGTCTTCGAAATGCCTGAGGAACTAGTTGTACTCTCGGATATTGAAGGAAATTTCTCGGCACTCAGAAAGTTGTTGGAAGCGAATCGCATAATAGATAAAAATATGAACTGGACTTTTGGCAAGAATCATCTGATATTGAACGGGGATATAGTTGACCGGGGAAATCAGGTGACAGAATGCTTATGGTTGATATATGCATTGGAGCAAAAGGCAAAAAAATCCGGAGGGCATGTACATTTCATTCTCGGAAATCATGAAATTCTGAACTTAAACAAAAGGAATATTTATGCCAATTCAAAATATATACGAAACGCTTCACTTATCAAAATACCTTACGCAGAATTGTATAGTGAACGAACTGAAATCGGAAAATGGCTCCGGACAAAAAACATCATGGAAAAGATCGGGAACTATCTCTTTGTCCATGGAGGTATCAGTCCAGAAATGAACACTGTCGACCTTCCCATCCACGAAATAAATAACCTTGCCAGAAAATATTATTCAGAAGACTCAACTGCAATAGCATCTTCAGATCGAAATCTGAAGACCATTTTCAATTATAGCACCTCTCCGTTTTGGTTCAGGAAATACTACCGCGAAAAGGAAAAAAACATGGATGTAATCATCCATAACACCCTTCATAAATTTGATGTCAAAAAGATCGTTACAGGTCACACTATCGTTGCCGACCATATTACACAACACTATGACGGAAAAGTAATTAATACAGACACGCGCCATTCCAAAGGGAAATCTGAAGCACTATTAATAAAGAATTATAAGCTGTACAGAATAGATACAACCGGCAAACAATATCCACTATAA
- a CDS encoding lanthionine synthetase LanC family protein gives MSIVAKTIIDQVDEEPVKYQKSEKKSGNRIGYNYIILKSLKESKKNDVVKCLYIKSLTRFGFCVIKEGTSGDSKDKHGRDIRDRLMWQEQLHAMLQDKIRMPRLLGSFEENGNYYLVIERIRGKSLHTVFKEGGNAVQEGLLSGNKTGMKFLDYLVRIVEILEVMHQHQVVHRDVTLNNFMIMPGGKVAIIDMELSYSLAAGYPSPPFQLGTIGYMSPEQELIAVPTVKEDIFSIGAIMLQLWTGISPYKLTTVSREELQRKVEFLMPDKLLADLVARCMDPEPERRPLAGEIKNFLLQYERDKIGRSPRATVPRILFSQNEILDTIQKGIFALSTSLMADSEKGWFSEDMKNMSEEKSKINKAWYASFNRGASGIIYFLANAKRMGFDVSLAQSQIKMGIELIKNKYIDRADRHTPGLHFGSDGIAVALVAAMNSGLIENKEEYRNWINQLLTDSSDHEDVVRGMAGQGIANLLCAAFLKQETLDERLIQYATLLVAKQDAEGYWMRSFNESGRRRIIPGFGSGMSGIIYYLLLFGQKFNHGDSLEAAERGLSWLIRKAVRGNGTMDWKSSSGKQLSFSLLEGSPGISLSFLKAFDFFQKESYRNTVGQILVTPNPGLSFNNLSQSFGLSGVASVYLQAANVLDDKYYVEQAGSIVQFLCHVKKIKEEKFVHWFVEHERQPVANFMMGNTGILHALLQYCFRDKISIPFLL, from the coding sequence ATGAGTATTGTTGCAAAAACGATTATCGATCAGGTAGATGAAGAGCCTGTAAAATATCAGAAATCCGAAAAGAAGAGCGGCAACCGGATAGGGTACAATTATATCATCCTGAAAAGCCTGAAAGAAAGTAAGAAGAATGATGTGGTGAAATGCCTTTACATCAAAAGTCTTACGCGGTTCGGGTTCTGCGTGATCAAGGAGGGGACCTCGGGAGATTCGAAGGATAAACACGGCAGGGATATCCGGGACCGTCTGATGTGGCAGGAGCAACTGCATGCGATGTTGCAGGACAAGATCAGGATGCCGAGGTTGCTCGGAAGCTTTGAGGAAAACGGGAATTATTACCTGGTAATTGAGAGGATCAGGGGAAAATCACTGCATACGGTTTTTAAGGAGGGAGGCAACGCCGTGCAGGAGGGCTTGCTGAGTGGAAACAAGACTGGCATGAAATTCCTGGACTACCTGGTCCGGATCGTGGAAATACTGGAGGTGATGCATCAGCACCAGGTAGTACACAGGGATGTGACATTGAATAATTTCATGATCATGCCGGGAGGGAAGGTGGCAATTATTGATATGGAGCTAAGTTATTCACTGGCTGCAGGCTATCCGAGCCCCCCGTTTCAATTGGGGACGATCGGGTATATGTCTCCGGAGCAGGAGCTGATTGCCGTGCCCACAGTGAAGGAGGATATATTTTCCATTGGCGCGATCATGCTGCAGTTGTGGACGGGGATATCGCCGTATAAGTTGACGACGGTGTCACGGGAGGAGCTGCAGCGCAAGGTGGAGTTCCTGATGCCCGACAAGCTGCTTGCTGACCTTGTGGCGCGTTGTATGGATCCGGAGCCGGAACGGCGGCCGCTGGCGGGGGAGATCAAGAATTTTCTCTTGCAGTATGAACGGGATAAGATAGGAAGATCACCTAGAGCGACTGTCCCCAGGATATTATTCTCGCAAAATGAGATACTCGATACTATTCAAAAGGGAATATTTGCCTTGAGCACTTCATTGATGGCAGATAGCGAAAAGGGATGGTTTTCGGAGGATATGAAAAATATGTCGGAAGAAAAGAGTAAGATCAATAAAGCCTGGTATGCGAGCTTTAATCGCGGCGCCAGCGGAATTATTTATTTTTTAGCGAACGCAAAGAGGATGGGATTTGATGTATCACTAGCACAAAGTCAGATCAAAATGGGAATCGAACTGATTAAGAATAAGTATATCGACAGGGCTGATCGTCATACTCCTGGACTGCACTTTGGATCAGACGGCATAGCAGTAGCATTAGTTGCAGCTATGAATAGCGGGTTGATCGAGAATAAGGAAGAGTATCGCAATTGGATAAATCAACTATTAACTGATTCGTCGGACCATGAAGATGTTGTACGGGGGATGGCGGGGCAGGGAATCGCTAATTTGCTTTGCGCTGCTTTTCTGAAGCAAGAAACATTGGATGAAAGACTAATTCAATATGCTACGCTTCTTGTTGCAAAACAAGACGCCGAGGGCTATTGGATGAGGAGCTTCAACGAATCCGGAAGAAGAAGGATCATACCGGGTTTCGGATCCGGCATGTCCGGCATTATATATTATTTACTGCTGTTTGGACAGAAGTTTAATCATGGTGACTCTTTAGAAGCAGCGGAAAGAGGACTTTCCTGGCTAATCAGAAAAGCAGTCCGGGGAAACGGAACAATGGATTGGAAATCCTCCTCCGGTAAGCAGCTGTCTTTTTCTCTTCTGGAAGGAAGCCCGGGTATTTCACTGTCTTTTTTAAAGGCGTTCGACTTTTTTCAAAAAGAATCTTATCGTAATACTGTTGGCCAAATACTTGTTACTCCCAACCCGGGTTTATCTTTCAATAATTTGAGTCAGAGCTTTGGTTTAAGTGGAGTAGCAAGTGTTTACCTTCAGGCAGCGAATGTTCTGGACGATAAATACTATGTGGAGCAAGCTGGGAGTATAGTCCAATTCCTTTGCCATGTTAAAAAAATAAAGGAGGAGAAATTTGTTCACTGGTTTGTTGAGCATGAGCGGCAACCGGTAGCTAATTTTATGATGGGGAATACCGGTATCTTGCATGCTCTCCTGCAGTATTGTTTTCGTGACAAAATATCCATACCATTCTTACTATAA
- a CDS encoding DUF4221 family protein produces the protein MIHKNNLDMATKVQLTVLLIIPFIQCCNHNKSSNIPARYYHKDASYRLNIECTADTLRFPLGEDIFNTIESFNIFSQNDKRYISFYEGTSETINIYHFDSGRLTKQIHIKSTIPEKKFSKTSVFTKTMDSIFIVNNNNIYIIDTSCNIKHSFTLQELDAHAMILFENSLLPAFQGSKIITGRHARSLGAYLGTLQMWKMIYSFDLKTGKMEEFYSLPDTYLNNLFGYNFLDYSFCYNDKKRFVLSFPADTNIYETDLKKYHVAFYGQSRYQTSPIPPVPKKELLTNMEVRLKSYLVRDSYGEIYFDPIKKRYLRVAKSGLTESEYSEKIRSKKQRLIILDEYLTIIGESAIDQNVSLSSIVITMNGEIYARVNRQDEYAVNFVRLEYSEESVRNTTHLTKKY, from the coding sequence ATGATTCACAAAAACAATCTTGATATGGCAACAAAAGTCCAGTTAACCGTATTGTTGATCATTCCGTTTATTCAGTGTTGCAATCATAATAAGTCCTCGAATATACCCGCGCGTTATTATCATAAGGATGCTTCATATCGTTTGAATATTGAATGTACAGCGGATACTTTGAGATTTCCATTGGGTGAAGATATATTCAATACGATCGAATCGTTCAATATCTTCTCTCAGAATGATAAAAGGTATATCTCGTTCTATGAGGGTACTTCCGAGACGATAAATATCTATCACTTTGATTCCGGCCGCTTGACGAAGCAAATCCATATTAAAAGCACTATTCCCGAAAAAAAGTTTAGTAAGACCTCCGTATTCACGAAAACGATGGATAGTATCTTTATTGTAAACAACAATAATATATACATAATTGACACGTCTTGCAACATAAAACATTCTTTCACGTTGCAAGAATTGGACGCTCATGCAATGATCCTTTTTGAGAATAGTCTGTTGCCAGCATTCCAGGGGAGTAAAATAATTACCGGAAGACATGCCAGAAGCCTCGGTGCGTACCTGGGAACCCTGCAAATGTGGAAAATGATTTATTCCTTTGATCTTAAAACCGGTAAAATGGAGGAGTTCTACAGTCTTCCTGATACCTACCTGAATAACTTGTTCGGTTACAACTTTCTTGACTATAGCTTCTGTTACAATGACAAAAAACGATTCGTCCTAAGTTTTCCGGCAGATACCAACATCTATGAAACCGATCTGAAGAAATATCATGTGGCATTCTACGGCCAGAGCCGATACCAAACATCGCCCATCCCTCCGGTTCCCAAAAAAGAGTTACTAACCAACATGGAAGTGCGCCTCAAAAGCTACCTTGTAAGAGACTCATACGGGGAAATCTACTTTGATCCCATAAAAAAAAGATATCTGCGGGTAGCAAAATCCGGTCTGACCGAGTCTGAATATAGTGAGAAAATCAGGTCAAAAAAGCAACGGCTTATCATACTGGATGAGTATCTAACTATTATCGGCGAGTCCGCAATAGATCAAAATGTTTCTCTTAGCAGCATTGTTATAACAATGAACGGGGAAATATATGCCAGAGTAAATAGGCAAGATGAGTATGCTGTGAATTTTGTCAGGCTAGAATACAGTGAAGAAAGTGTACGAAACACCACTCATTTAACAAAAAAGTATTAA
- a CDS encoding TonB-dependent receptor, with amino-acid sequence MRSFLSILFLMLLSTDGFSLPDYKVTLKAEQVPLKQVLADIEKQTGLYFMYSTSQFKGTEKVSIHVTEAKLEEVLHTLLDARGMKWELKDKAIVLRTADKKNDAAGDHISLLTGIVTNEEGVALPGASVLVKGSKSGTVTDANGNFQIRNVSDGATLLIRYTGYETTEIKVSGQRAFAVKLKASVNGLDETVVVAYGTTTQRSNTGAITVVRGEQIQSLPNRSFDKSLQGLVPGLLVTNGTGQPGGGVSNFVLRGITTGTDAFFGSTVRNPLIVIDGIPVTQDHFQLAISALVTPISNPLSQLNPTDIESITVLKDAAAIALYGSKASNGVILITTKTGQKGKTMFSFRHQTDISSKLKNNAEMVSTDEYLELLYEAYRNTNPTLWTDAAIKKDLLSKFPYRISGNDTSFYPSPNWLEELYVSNAITTSNDISMSGGTDKTKFYVNAEYTKQNGIVKKTGFDRKSIRINFESNPVDFLKIGLNTSLSHTKQDYANPLESFVSASLSDIMSPLNPIRLDDGTYIFNYQWGLPRSSSIFSANPVAAAEHNINRNVSFRGLTKFYGDINFLKYFTLASSIGFDFMLAETKEKIDPRFLSTRRALGGSIQEADIRRTTVINTNTLRYNRTFKNVHSVNAFFGHEAQILEQKKLGGSAQGNAATLPYYDEISSPGYPTNSATGLTTRQTLLSQFGQVNYAYAGKYMLSASLRRDASSVFGSKERWGTYWSVGSGWILSEENFLKQHDKIISSLKLRGSIGVAGSSAPIGNSTRYDLLELRSYQGQVALTPVSFGSQLSGGNPNIKWEKTFTWDAGLEAKLFSGRINLTFDIYNKKTSNLIYKMNLPLTTGNLSLLNNIGDLRNSGTEIAISADLIRRKHLTWNLRADWSSNQNKLIKADVPLTTLTGGLLSNEEGRSFNSFYLKEWAGVNSEDGKPQWIDSTGKTTGNYNQAISSFVGKPSPDAFGSVINTISYMGFSISAHLYYQYGFKLYDWAFSQTYLNDGEYPYIHQVRESLDRWQKPGDKAANPVRKLNNTDGGTRASTRYLFDGDYIRLKNIVISYNFPKRVLEKISLNSLKVFIQGNNLALWSKFPGVDPDNASVGGTVGFSYPNQKSYAFGLNASF; translated from the coding sequence ATGCGATCATTTTTATCTATTCTATTCCTCATGCTGCTGTCTACGGACGGTTTTTCATTACCGGATTACAAGGTAACACTGAAAGCAGAACAGGTGCCGCTTAAACAGGTTCTTGCTGACATAGAGAAACAAACGGGTTTGTACTTCATGTACAGCACATCGCAGTTCAAGGGAACGGAAAAGGTAAGTATTCATGTGACGGAAGCGAAGCTGGAAGAGGTTTTGCATACTTTACTGGATGCGCGGGGCATGAAGTGGGAGTTAAAGGACAAAGCGATCGTGCTACGGACGGCGGATAAAAAAAATGATGCGGCAGGCGATCATATATCATTATTGACCGGCATTGTTACAAATGAAGAGGGCGTTGCTTTGCCCGGCGCTTCCGTACTTGTCAAAGGCTCAAAGTCGGGAACGGTAACAGATGCCAACGGCAACTTCCAGATACGCAATGTTTCAGACGGTGCGACACTGCTGATACGATACACGGGATATGAAACCACAGAAATAAAAGTGAGCGGCCAACGCGCATTCGCGGTAAAACTGAAGGCGAGTGTGAACGGGCTGGATGAAACAGTGGTGGTTGCGTACGGCACAACTACACAGCGCTCAAACACCGGTGCAATCACTGTGGTACGTGGGGAGCAGATACAATCACTGCCGAACCGGTCATTCGACAAAAGTCTGCAGGGACTTGTGCCGGGATTGCTGGTGACCAATGGAACGGGGCAGCCGGGGGGCGGTGTGAGTAATTTTGTGCTGCGGGGGATTACGACGGGGACGGATGCATTCTTCGGATCAACAGTAAGGAATCCGCTGATAGTGATAGACGGGATCCCTGTGACGCAGGACCACTTTCAGCTTGCCATAAGCGCATTGGTAACACCTATCAGCAATCCCCTTTCGCAGTTAAACCCAACCGACATTGAATCAATTACAGTTTTAAAAGATGCAGCAGCCATCGCACTGTACGGGTCAAAAGCAAGCAACGGCGTAATTCTGATTACCACCAAAACAGGTCAAAAGGGAAAGACAATGTTCAGCTTCAGGCATCAAACAGACATCTCCTCAAAACTCAAAAACAATGCTGAAATGGTCAGCACGGACGAGTATCTGGAATTGCTTTATGAAGCCTACCGGAATACGAATCCAACATTGTGGACCGATGCCGCCATCAAAAAAGATCTCCTTTCTAAATTCCCATACCGGATATCTGGAAATGACACAAGCTTCTACCCCTCACCCAACTGGTTAGAGGAATTATATGTATCAAATGCCATTACGACCTCCAACGACATCTCGATGAGTGGCGGAACTGACAAAACCAAATTCTATGTAAACGCTGAATACACCAAGCAGAACGGGATAGTCAAAAAAACCGGGTTTGACAGAAAATCGATACGGATTAATTTCGAAAGCAATCCCGTTGATTTTCTTAAAATCGGCTTGAACACTTCCTTGTCCCATACCAAACAGGACTATGCCAATCCGTTAGAAAGCTTCGTTTCGGCTTCGCTCAGTGATATAATGTCTCCTCTTAACCCTATACGGCTTGATGACGGGACCTATATATTCAATTATCAATGGGGACTGCCACGTTCTTCGTCTATCTTTTCAGCAAATCCTGTGGCAGCGGCAGAACACAATATAAATCGCAATGTATCCTTTCGGGGTCTCACCAAGTTCTATGGAGATATTAATTTCCTGAAGTATTTCACGCTTGCAAGCAGCATCGGGTTTGATTTCATGCTTGCCGAAACCAAGGAGAAAATTGACCCCCGCTTTCTGTCCACCCGCCGGGCACTGGGAGGATCAATTCAGGAGGCCGACATCAGAAGGACAACTGTTATCAATACCAATACATTGCGGTATAATAGAACGTTTAAGAACGTACATAGTGTAAATGCATTCTTTGGCCACGAAGCTCAAATCCTGGAACAAAAAAAACTGGGAGGTTCTGCTCAAGGCAATGCAGCAACGCTTCCCTACTACGATGAAATAAGCAGCCCTGGATACCCTACCAATAGCGCAACAGGGCTTACGACACGGCAGACATTGCTCTCTCAGTTCGGCCAGGTCAACTACGCCTATGCAGGCAAATACATGCTATCCGCCAGCCTCAGACGGGATGCCTCCTCCGTTTTTGGCAGCAAAGAAAGATGGGGCACCTATTGGTCAGTGGGTTCCGGGTGGATTTTGTCGGAAGAAAACTTTCTCAAACAGCATGACAAAATTATCAGCTCCCTGAAGCTTAGAGGAAGTATTGGTGTAGCAGGCAGTTCCGCTCCTATCGGCAATTCTACAAGATATGACTTGCTTGAACTAAGGAGCTATCAAGGTCAGGTTGCGCTCACCCCTGTTTCATTCGGGAGCCAGCTCTCCGGTGGAAATCCAAATATCAAGTGGGAAAAAACATTCACATGGGACGCAGGATTAGAAGCAAAGCTATTCAGCGGGAGGATCAACTTAACCTTTGATATCTATAACAAAAAAACATCCAATCTGATATACAAAATGAACCTGCCGCTAACTACCGGCAATCTTTCATTATTAAACAACATAGGAGATCTTCGCAACAGTGGTACCGAGATAGCTATATCCGCCGACCTGATCAGACGGAAACATCTGACATGGAACCTACGTGCAGACTGGAGTTCAAATCAAAATAAACTGATAAAAGCGGATGTGCCGCTAACGACTTTAACAGGAGGGCTTCTAAGCAACGAAGAAGGTCGCAGTTTTAACTCATTCTATTTAAAAGAATGGGCCGGCGTCAATTCGGAAGACGGAAAACCGCAATGGATTGACTCCACTGGAAAAACCACCGGAAACTATAATCAGGCCATAAGCTCATTTGTTGGAAAGCCTTCTCCGGATGCATTCGGTTCCGTTATAAATACGATTTCATACATGGGCTTTTCCATCTCCGCACATCTCTATTATCAATACGGATTTAAATTATATGACTGGGCATTTTCCCAGACCTACTTGAATGACGGAGAATACCCATACATTCATCAGGTAAGAGAATCTCTTGACCGCTGGCAAAAACCAGGCGACAAAGCAGCAAACCCGGTTAGAAAACTGAATAACACTGACGGAGGAACAAGAGCATCTACCAGATATTTGTTTGACGGAGATTATATCAGGTTAAAAAATATTGTCATTTCGTATAACTTTCCCAAACGGGTACTGGAAAAAATAAGCCTGAACAGTCTTAAAGTATTCATTCAGGGAAATAATCTGGCCTTATGGTCCAAGTTCCCCGGAGTTGACCCTGACAATGCAAGTGTCGGGGGTACAGTTGGCTTCAGCTATCCAAATCAAAAATCTTATGCTTTCGGCCTTAATGCCAGCTTCTGA
- a CDS encoding RNA polymerase sigma-70 factor, producing MPFFNNDSELLKCLKAGEETAFDHIYTTYRKWLWIAALGILQNEAEAEDIVQEFFIDFWQIYSSKDFTDINHLKKYLFVSIRNRCINKLESNKVNRKRYDAISLPHDFVLPNNRLERDDLQRQLNNAMDKLPPVRMKVFKRGYLLQQSRKEIAAALNISEESVKKHMTLALKDLRLSLKNQNNH from the coding sequence ATGCCTTTTTTTAACAACGATAGTGAATTGCTGAAATGCTTGAAAGCAGGGGAGGAAACTGCTTTTGACCATATTTATACTACATACAGGAAATGGTTGTGGATTGCTGCCCTGGGAATACTGCAGAACGAAGCGGAAGCCGAAGATATCGTGCAGGAGTTTTTTATTGACTTCTGGCAGATATACTCCTCCAAAGATTTTACGGATATCAACCATCTGAAAAAATATCTGTTCGTCAGCATCCGCAATCGCTGCATTAACAAACTGGAGTCGAACAAAGTAAACCGGAAACGGTACGATGCTATCTCGTTGCCGCATGACTTCGTTCTGCCGAACAACCGCCTGGAACGGGATGATCTCCAGCGTCAACTGAATAATGCGATGGACAAACTTCCACCGGTACGGATGAAAGTCTTTAAAAGGGGATATCTCCTGCAACAATCCCGCAAAGAGATCGCCGCTGCATTGAATATCAGCGAGGAGAGCGTAAAAAAGCACATGACGCTTGCATTGAAAGACCTGCGCCTTTCCCTGAAAAATCAAAACAATCATTAA
- a CDS encoding RagB/SusD family nutrient uptake outer membrane protein yields MKNVILILVSIFSIVAFSSCGKDFLNTENKTIIESENYIRDLDATAQYLNGIYTTLANLNSGYKMVYPEVAADNIKPVSGSSGLLHHYLWEQQADDDYNATYNTNSFYRSYYSIIRSCNLVVQKANEFKSENQQKSDLLIGQALGIRAMLYFELVNTYAQSYNYSLQAGHAGVPYTVSPDWSLDNHRASVIEIYKYLIEDLESAAAFLEEKEMNSLYMNKNMAKGLLSKVYLFAEDFENAKRIAGAICRATPLMTMPDYPDNLFTLEDSESFFLLPPEINTYRTTYPGAYFSPSPKGQSLSFIATNDVAELVQEDSIDCRKNWVVKSDENWLINKFPSGQISTHPTPGGSYYPSLLRVSEVYLIAAEAYARLNMNDSARFFINAIRLRSNPEKELIQTSGEALLDSIYKERRKELAFEGTRLFDIMRWKQDIKRSDAPASSASHLSYPSDKMISPIPQRDVLISGLKQNPGY; encoded by the coding sequence ATGAAAAATGTCATACTGATTTTAGTATCAATATTTTCAATAGTTGCCTTTTCTTCCTGCGGAAAAGACTTCCTGAATACGGAGAATAAAACAATTATTGAGAGTGAGAACTACATTCGCGATCTGGATGCCACTGCACAATACCTCAATGGCATTTATACAACCCTGGCCAATCTGAACTCGGGATATAAAATGGTATATCCCGAGGTGGCTGCAGATAATATTAAACCGGTATCTGGTTCAAGCGGTCTGTTACATCACTATCTATGGGAACAGCAAGCAGATGACGATTACAATGCCACGTACAACACCAATTCATTTTACAGATCTTATTATTCTATAATACGTTCGTGCAATCTAGTTGTTCAAAAGGCCAATGAGTTCAAGTCTGAAAATCAGCAGAAGTCGGATCTATTGATCGGACAAGCATTGGGCATTAGGGCTATGCTGTATTTTGAGTTGGTGAACACTTACGCACAATCATATAATTATAGTTTACAGGCGGGTCACGCAGGCGTTCCTTATACCGTATCTCCCGATTGGAGTCTTGATAACCATAGAGCAAGTGTTATAGAGATTTACAAATATCTCATTGAAGATCTGGAAAGCGCAGCGGCTTTCCTTGAGGAGAAGGAGATGAATTCCTTGTATATGAACAAAAATATGGCAAAAGGACTGCTTTCAAAAGTCTATCTTTTTGCAGAAGATTTTGAGAATGCCAAAAGGATAGCCGGCGCAATTTGCCGTGCAACCCCACTAATGACAATGCCCGACTATCCTGATAACCTCTTTACACTGGAGGATTCAGAGTCATTCTTTCTGCTGCCTCCCGAAATCAATACATACAGGACAACCTATCCGGGAGCATACTTTTCCCCAAGTCCGAAAGGTCAGTCTCTATCATTCATTGCTACAAACGACGTAGCTGAATTGGTACAGGAAGACAGCATTGACTGTAGAAAAAACTGGGTCGTCAAAAGTGACGAAAACTGGCTTATAAATAAATTCCCTTCGGGGCAAATCAGTACGCATCCTACTCCTGGCGGATCCTACTACCCCTCTCTGCTAAGGGTTTCTGAAGTCTATCTGATTGCTGCAGAGGCATATGCAAGACTCAACATGAACGATAGTGCCAGATTCTTTATAAATGCAATTCGCCTGAGGTCTAACCCGGAAAAGGAACTCATACAAACATCAGGAGAGGCACTGCTTGATTCCATATATAAAGAGCGAAGAAAAGAACTAGCATTTGAAGGAACAAGGCTTTTCGATATCATGAGATGGAAACAGGATATTAAAAGAAGTGATGCGCCAGCCAGTTCAGCTTCTCATCTTTCTTACCCAAGCGACAAAATGATTTCACCTATTCCTCAACGAGATGTGTTGATCAGTGGGCTGAAACAAAATCCTGGATACTAA